The following is a genomic window from Branchiostoma lanceolatum isolate klBraLanc5 chromosome 10, klBraLanc5.hap2, whole genome shotgun sequence.
GCCACGACAGCCGACAGTCGCAGATCCACGGGTTACCTGGAAAATCAACGCCTCTGTCAGAGCTgttcaaatactagtaaacaCCTATATCACAGAAACAATCGCCATGAAGCAAATCTAgctggcacatagggcagcaagtttccttgctgtttcagtagcaggtatctttttacagggaggggtccctagcatgcttgaggcacctcctccaacatgggaccccattttacgtcccttccaaaagacagtgcagccccaacttAGATGCCGTTACTCCGGgaattgaactggggtctccaagttaccaactaattggaacaaaGCAAATATCAATGTTGGGAGGCTGCATCATTTTCTGACTTCCTGGCTATTCTAACATGCAGTCTTTTAAACAATTTGTGTGTCACAAAATAAAGGAAAACACATGAGAAGTTTTTACAACATGCCAATTGAGATACAGAAGTTCCTACAAATCATTGTTGAAATCCTCAATGGAAAGAATTTTTGAAACAATGTTTGGagttaacaaacaaaacaatcaacagCTATTGCATGTCTCCAAAGCTATTTTTACACCAAAGGGCCCCTTAACAGTGACACATCCAGGTAAACTAGTTCCTTACCTGATAGTGTGACCAGAGCCAGGCGGTTCAGGTTCTCCAGGGCAGCCTTGGGCAGACGAGAGATGTTGTTGTTGGACAAGTCCAGACGCTGGAAAAGAAAAGGACAACATTGTCATCGCAGAGGACTGTTGCTCCTGTTTGTGTTcatctgattttcataattcCAACAGCAGTCtgcactttctttctttctttttttcaactgtaaatgattagatttttgtttGCCAAGCTTCTTTATCACAAAATTAGATTTTGCTCTGTTGTTTCCAATTTATATACAagtattgtatcttttgataAACATGTAGCAGAGTGAATTACCTGACAATTAAgttcacaatcatgtacatttgaGGTTTAAGGCTTTAGGGTTTTCCCCACTTTTCTGCGCACAGAATGACCATTCTGTGTGCAGAATGACCATTCTTTGAATTCAGCAAACAAatacaggcctcatggcagccctgAGGCTGAATTAACAGGCTCGTTTACAATTAAGACATCATTAACTTCTTTGCCAGTCAACCTTAATGCAATTCTTAAACCCAGAACTTACAAACTAAAAGGACTACAGGTCATATCTTGCAACATCCTTGACTAACCTGTAACTGTACAAAGTCTCGGAAGGTTTCCTCATGCAGGGTGGTGAGCTTGGGACAGTCCCTGATCTCCAGCCGCTCCAGGTTCCTGTTGACCCCCCGCAGAGCGTACGCCTCCACCTCCACCAGGTTGGGCTGCCCGCTCAGTGAGATGTTCAGGACGGAGGTCAGCCCCACGAAGCTGTCGTTGCCGACGTTCATGATGTCGTTGTTGTTGAGGTGGAGTTCGATGAGGGTGTCCAGACTGCGGATGGCCTGCGACGGGATGCTGGTGACGAAGTTGTCGTGCAGGTACAGCTTCTGAAGTGTGGCCAGGCCCTGGAACACCGTTGTCGGCAGGTTCACCATACGGTTGGCGTTCAACTTCAGATCCCTCACGCGTTCCAGGCCGCTGAACGGCGAGCCTGTGACGGTTGCGATCTGGTTATCGTCAAGGTGCAGCTCCTCTAGTGACACCATGTTTGAGAACATCCCATCGGTCAGGGCTGTCAACCTGTTTTCATTCAGCTTCAGGACCTTGACATCATCCAAGCCATTGAAGGCTCCGTCCGGTATGGTGGAGATCTGGTTTCCTGTCAGGATAAGCTGTTCCAGGGAGTTCAGGTTTTGGAAGGCGTTGGCGGTGAGTTCGGTGATGGCGTTGTTGCTGAGGTCGAGCGAGAACGTGTCGGCAGGGACGTCGGTAGGTAAGACGTCGAGGCCTTTTCCCTGGCAGTCAATTATTCTGTGATCGATGCCCGCCAGAGGTACGATGGTGCATGTACAGGCACGCGGCCCATAATCATTGTCAGGACAGTCTCTACTCCCCGGTAACTGTGCCGAGGACAGCAGGAGAACAGCTGACAGAACCAGGAGACGAAGCATGGTTGGTTTAATCCTGTGGTAGAAAAATATAAGGCATTAGAACAAAAGCAAGCAGTATTGGATGGTTAAACAACATTATGAAAACAGATTCCTGCAGAGTTCAGTTTTTGAAACAGGAAATTTGGGTTCCACGGAAGACTTAAGGATAGGCATTTAGTTGAGAAACCAGAGCTGAAATACAGCATGAAGGCCCTACAGCACTTACGATGCAAATATATCCTTGTTCTGGATAATTCTTTAAAAGCTGGTTTGCCTTGAACTTCAATTTAACGGTATACAAAAGAAAGGGATGCCAAGTGTCTGAAGATAGCGTTGGTTTAAACGTACAATGGATAAACCCTATGACCCTGCTCTGTGCTATAATCATGACGTAAGGTACCTGGCATTTGGCAAATAATTACACTGCTAGTAAATATATAACCAAGACGGTTATGTCTGTGCCGTTGTTGTGCAAGAATAATGTGGTATGAATTGAACAACAGGTGACTCGGCATACCACATGCCAAAACCTGATATGTACTGAAATGAAATATCCTATAAATGTAGTTGCATACTcatatatcatgtatagaaagttATATGACGATCATCAATCATTGGTTACATTTTACTTGCTTCTAGTAGGTGTGGTAAGGTAAAAAGT
Proteins encoded in this region:
- the LOC136444087 gene encoding chondroadherin-like isoform X1, whose translation is MWTEQIPPAILNKVHPSIHPPLPHLFLAGSSTDKLHTLCNVFTCFRIKPTMLRLLVLSAVLLLSSAQLPGSRDCPDNDYGPRACTCTIVPLAGIDHRIIDCQGKGLDVLPTDVPADTFSLDLSNNAITELTANAFQNLNSLEQLILTGNQISTIPDGAFNGLDDVKVLKLNENRLTALTDGMFSNMVSLEELHLDDNQIATVTGSPFSGLERVRDLKLNANRMVNLPTTVFQGLATLQKLYLHDNFVTSIPSQAIRSLDTLIELHLNNNDIMNVGNDSFVGLTSVLNISLSGQPNLVEVEAYALRGVNRNLERLEIRDCPKLTTLHEETFRDFVQLQRLDLSNNNISRLPKAALENLNRLALVTLSGNPWICDCRLSWLRDWMDEPVMNPDLLDVNNVVCAAPPKLRDQQLETVNRFDLDDEDVCNLLNPAGQIGAGQVLVASLFSLLCALTLSFTV
- the LOC136444087 gene encoding chondroadherin-like isoform X2; its protein translation is MLRLLVLSAVLLLSSAQLPGSRDCPDNDYGPRACTCTIVPLAGIDHRIIDCQGKGLDVLPTDVPADTFSLDLSNNAITELTANAFQNLNSLEQLILTGNQISTIPDGAFNGLDDVKVLKLNENRLTALTDGMFSNMVSLEELHLDDNQIATVTGSPFSGLERVRDLKLNANRMVNLPTTVFQGLATLQKLYLHDNFVTSIPSQAIRSLDTLIELHLNNNDIMNVGNDSFVGLTSVLNISLSGQPNLVEVEAYALRGVNRNLERLEIRDCPKLTTLHEETFRDFVQLQRLDLSNNNISRLPKAALENLNRLALVTLSGNPWICDCRLSWLRDWMDEPVMNPDLLDVNNVVCAAPPKLRDQQLETVNRFDLDDEDVCNLLNPAGQIGAGQVLVASLFSLLCALTLSFTV